GCTCTAACAAACTTCATTTTTTCATTACTTTAACTACAAGAGTATAATTcaatacgtatatatatatatatttcatatttgtgtgtgtacgtatatatatagatatataattagaCAAACTTATTAGTGTCATATATATTGAGTTTCTTTTGTGTCTTATGGACAAAGTACAACAATACGAACGTGTATTTAGACATTTGGACTCGAACGGTGATGGGAAGATATCGGCACCAGAGCTCCAAATATGCGTCGAGAAGATAGGCGGCGAGTTGTCGTTGGAGGAGGCGGAAATCGTGGCAGAGTTAATAGACTCGGATGGCGACGGAATGTTGAGCTTAGAGGACTTGGTTAAAGTTGTGGAAAGTGCAAATGATGAAGAGAAAATGAATGACTTGAAAATGGCTTTTAAAATGTATGAAGATGATCAAACGGATGGTTATTGTGGTTGTATAACACCTAAAAGTTTGAAGAGAATGCTTAGTAAGTTAGGAGATTCGAGAACGGTTGATGAGTGTGAGCTGATGATTGCGACGTTTGATCTCGATGGCAATGGTGTACTTGATTTTTATGAGTTTCAGTATATGATGTCTTGATGATCCATATGGTAGCTAAGGTTGGGTGATATGATATGATGGAAATTGCGAGATATATATGcgtgtatttttgtttttcattgttGATATGATGATATCTATATTGATTCATAAAAAaaacggtagattgataggaaccgtctgatcccatgtaccgaattggtacccacataacccccagcagggatagtgtcaaggtaattcaaccacttaaattcaattctgtCTCTGGCAAGATTCGAACCTAGGTTGCTCCTAGAAAGTGGCAGCTGGTGGCCAACTCTTCTACGAAGGGTTGGTTATCTATATTGATTCATATGTTGAGCATTTTTTCAATCACTTGCATTGTTCATTTTGAGCTGTATATATAGTATATCTAATATAGTTGCCTGagttgtatatatgtaattgcAAGTTATTTGCATTTTTCACCTGTAATTTTTGTAGATacagatatttttttttttgtagagtGGCAGATGCACTAAATTCTTATTATGGCTTCTTGTAATGCTTATCTGACGTTTATAGCAGACGAATTTGTTTTCTCATAGAAGTTTTTGTTTGCAAGTAAAAGCAGTCAATTCTAAACCAATAAATAAAACCATAACAACATACAAGTAACAGACTAGAAAaggtaaaagttaaaactgCATATTCTACTCATCTCCTCTAGAGAATGTGTGTAACTGTAAACTAGTACTCCTTACAGACCATGGATCAGCAAGTGTCATGAAACGCTAAGCTAAATGGTTAATTGCAATGCAATGCAAAGCAAAGCAAAAAATGGTCAAATGTAATTATAAATTAGTAGTTGTGTATATAGGTATGTAATCGTGCATATGAATTTTTTGGATGAATTGAAGGGGGTGTTTTTTGTAGAACAAGGCGGTCAACGAATGATTTTGTAAACCAAGTAGACCCGGCGTTCCTAACCCTAGTGACTGACAGGGGAAAATTCTTGCCAACTCCGGGTTTTGCATAAGCCTGTCTCCAGACAAGTTAAAGACCAAACTTCCCGTCCCAGCCTTTCCATGTTGCATACTCGCATCCATACTTTATCAAACAATGTTGGTTTTGTTTTAAATGGTCAATCCAAAAGGGGGTCAAACCTTAGCGTTCCGAAGTCATTTGGAGTTGCAGTCCACGTCTACAAAAGCCCGGAGGTCTGGGCTCCAGCTTAAACTACTTGGCAAAGTCTGGCATTCACAAGTCACAACCCCGgatatacttgttttacaagATCATCTGTTGACCATCCCTTGTTCTATAAAACAAATCCAAAATTTTCCACGCATTTACATAGCAATTGGTAGCCCAATTAGTCTTTCTTTGAGTCCTGAATGTGCCAATAGGTGGATGAATTCCGAGTCAGCAATGTTgcctttttcttgaaaatgagaAAGAAATAAACCATAACCACAAACTTTTCATATAGGTCAAATATTGATGActttgaaacttatatgaaGATATCTAACACAAAaggacaaaattaaaatttatcaaTTAATGTCTTACAAAAGATGCATTTAAATTAGGGTTAAGTATAACATGATGAGATGTATATAGGTAGAAACAaactaagattttttttttatgggaaATAATTAATCCTCCTTACCAAATAGCCTAATTTCTCTTAACTAGGatatgatgacatgtggaaaatcaagggacaaaattaggaaaaagaattagtaaataccacatgtcacgttcttaatgtattaagagaattattaggctatttggttaggaagatttatcatttttctttttttattggtCGGTCACATTGAATGTTTCGACCAAGTTGTCAATATGAATGTCTAAAACTATAATTTGttcttactatagacatttggtcaTATTTCATGATTCTTATTCCTATAAATCaatattaataactttttaacaTTCCAACCAAAATGTTTTTAACAGTTTATAAAACATCTTTGTTGTCCATTTATGCGTCTAACATGTCACTAACGTTCGAGTTAAGAAGATTTAACGCTTTTTTTTATAGAGGCAAAGACTTACAAACACTTTTCCATCCAGGCCTAAGGGACATGAACAAACAAGCGTTAGGCCAATTGCTCGTTGGTCTAATGGAAAATAGGATCATGTGGTAATTTGTCATTTAAGTACCTCTTCTTACCGTATCTAGCATTTGTATCTAATGAGTATGTAACTACAAGCATTACATATATTGAATCAAAGCCACGATTAAGCAATAATTATGATTATTTGACGAATCAATCAAAAACTTTACATATACAGTACAATAGTACAATGAGCGCACCACGTATGGAACAAAAGAAAACCAGCAACTCAGAAATTTATCATGTCTCGGGGACCGAAACCTCACTCACTTAGAAAGTTTATTACTTGTATCATTGTATGTGCTTCAACCAGACTTCTGCGCCTTGTTTACGCTTGATCTCAGTAGAGATATAACTTGAGCTGGTTCTGGAGCTCCAAATACTGAACTGCCGGCAACAATACAGTTtgcaccagcagcagcagctgcATCAATGGTTGAAGGGCCTAGACCACCATCTACCTGCATTCCAAAATATAAAGGTTTTCACATTACTACTCCCAATGAATGTTTAGCAGAAAGTTTAATGACTTTGGCTGGATAAAATTGTTTCAGATCATAATTAGAGATTGTGGACCTGGGAGAAATGGAGTCCAACCATTCGTCATGATTATAACCTAttgattacatatttttttttaacttacagAGAAGAATCAATGAAACTAGACATATAAAATTTAGCCTCATATATTCCATAACCAACCAGTACATCAAATTTGGTATTCTGCCATCATAATCAAGAGCTTTGTTTACTTAATGAGATGACTTTGGAAAGATATGCCCATGATGTCTCATGCTCTACAGAATTGACCTCATTGGCTCATTGTTCAGCTTTGTTTTGAACTTCAATGCTTCATAGTAATACCCATAAACtcaaatataaaaactatacttataactaaaaacaaataaaactaatGAACTATAACGGCATAACCTCAAACCAAATTTAGAAGATAGAGTTCCCAATCTGCTGAAGTGTCTTTTTAATGGAAAGATTTAAACAATCCTCTTTTCTTAAACATGAAGCTATTCCGCCAAACATTTCTTATTACCAGATTTTCACAAAAACCGACTGTAGACGAAAAAGCTCTTCTTCCTATCTAAGACATTTATTATGAAGCTTAGTAGTTCAAATATCCTTAAAACTTAAGGCAGACTTTAACCTCAGCGTACTCCCTTATCCAGCCAAATCAAATATACAGTAGGTTACATTAGCTCACAAACATCAGAAAGGAAAGGCTTACACCAAGGTTGATAAGCATATGACTGACATACAAGATAGACATAATTTAACTCAGACGATCTCAGATAACTTTAGATAAGCTCGAATCGCTTGTAGTACTAACTGCATATGCATCACTATTCCGTATCAGTACTTACATATGACATGGCACTCGAAAAGCTTGAGCTCGATTCTTCTTATGTTTCAAGCTCTTTCTTTTTGCTAATGATACTAAAACTCGACAAAGTTCGAGTCAAAGAGCTCAACCTGAATGTGAGCTAGAATATCCAATTAAACCCAATCTCATTTGCGGCTAGAAACAAGGATATGCTAGCCAATAACTAAGTTACATAATAGTATGCAGTAAAGTAGGAAAGTCAATTCCATACGGAGACTATCAAACATGCTATGACTTACGGGGCAAAAAGTCAGTAAACCAGATCATGGAGCTAAAAGAGACCACTAGGAGGGACGGGTGGTGACTGATGGATAAAAATAGAAATGGGAAGGTATGTAGAAAGTTGCTGTGATAGTGGATGAGGAAATAAAAGAAACTTCAACTTCATTCAATAGATCAATTAGAAGAGAAGAGCAGAAGACTAGGAGATATAGGATTACAAGGAAAAAGCGTTTGACAAGAAACATAATGAAGAAATTGTGAAGATGGGTTTGAGTGAGTTGTATAAGTGGGTAGATAAAAGTGCATATCAATGTGCTACTTATCCCTGAAGACCTATAGACTACACTTTGTCTTCACTTGTATTCAATTACACTTTAGACCAACCACAAACAAATGCTTGTTGGCGTTTGCTTGTGCTAAACTCAATTCTCAACCCTTTAACTTCTTAACAAAACTTCCTAAACCCTGCCTATCTTGCAAAATATAACCGAAATCTAATGAGCATGCTTGTCAGACTCAAAGTTCAACAGGTTGCCAATAAAGTCTTTGTTTGATCATATCAGATTACATAGACTATGAAATATTGTGCTGACAGCAACTTGTTACAAATGTATAGATATCTATACAGATTTACCCTCTTAGGTTATGATAACccctttcttttacttttaaactATAGAGCAGAACCAAAGGTAGTTTAACCAAAATTACGCAACGTCTCTAGCTAGTTTCACAAACTACCAACACAGATTGACAAAgaatttaaaagatatataaattgcTCTCAAAAAATGGGAAAGGGGGAAGTAACAAGATATGTACAAGCAAGTAAATACAGAGGAGCATGTATGAAATGACTAACCTCTATATCAAGTGTCGGATACCTTTCTCTCAGCGTGCGTACCTAAAAACAGTTTGAAGGATAACagaaattaattaagaaacTCAAATGTAAATTTTAGCAAACTTATTATAAACAACACTCGTGTGTGGATGTACCTTATTCATCATATCAGGCATGAACTTTTGCCCACCAAATCCAGGTTCCACAGTCATAACAAGAACCATTTCAACAGGATCTGCCCCTTCAAGCTATTGAACAGttggaaaaaaatatatcttaatCTACTCACAAAATTTGCCACAACATCATCTAGCTCCAGGCTCCAATATAGCACACGTTATGTAAAAAAGAAGGTTCTTTAATGCAAATGACAAATTGCTTTAGAAACAGAAGATGGATACCAGGGGATACACTTCTTGAACGGGTGTTCCTGGCTTTAATGCCACGCCAGGCCGCATACCCTTGGACTTAATTCTTTTAACAAGTTCTTGCCAATTATCTGGGACAAGTAACATGTTTTTGCGTAATCcaaatcaaaataacaaaaaatgaaaCAGGGCAATCCAAATAACCTATAATCCCACCTTTGGACACCTCTACATGAAAAGTGAAACCTGAAGCACCGGCTTTCCCAAATACATCAACATAATCAATAGGATTTGT
The Erigeron canadensis isolate Cc75 chromosome 2, C_canadensis_v1, whole genome shotgun sequence DNA segment above includes these coding regions:
- the LOC122589964 gene encoding calcium-binding protein CML38-like, giving the protein MDKVQQYERVFRHLDSNGDGKISAPELQICVEKIGGELSLEEAEIVAELIDSDGDGMLSLEDLVKVVESANDEEKMNDLKMAFKMYEDDQTDGYCGCITPKSLKRMLSKLGDSRTVDECELMIATFDLDGNGVLDFYEFQYMMS
- the LOC122587111 gene encoding ribulose-phosphate 3-epimerase, cytoplasmic isoform isoform X2, giving the protein MPTSSSVEAKIAPSMLSSDFANLASEAERMVSFGADWLHMDIMDGHFVPNLTIGAPVIESLRKHTKAYLDCHLMVTNPIDYVDVFGKAGASGFTFHVEVSKDNWQELVKRIKSKGMRPGVALKPGTPVQEVYPLLEGADPVEMVLVMTVEPGFGGQKFMPDMMNKVRTLRERYPTLDIEVDGGLGPSTIDAAAAAGANCIVAGSSVFGAPEPAQVISLLRSSVNKAQKSG
- the LOC122587111 gene encoding ribulose-phosphate 3-epimerase, cytoplasmic isoform isoform X1; translation: MKIIRVGKIINILPLVKSIESRICFKPNPEHKPSFLPIIIINHQRSFCCLSSGKMPTSSSVEAKIAPSMLSSDFANLASEAERMVSFGADWLHMDIMDGHFVPNLTIGAPVIESLRKHTKAYLDCHLMVTNPIDYVDVFGKAGASGFTFHVEVSKDNWQELVKRIKSKGMRPGVALKPGTPVQEVYPLLEGADPVEMVLVMTVEPGFGGQKFMPDMMNKVRTLRERYPTLDIEVDGGLGPSTIDAAAAAGANCIVAGSSVFGAPEPAQVISLLRSSVNKAQKSG